In Labeo rohita strain BAU-BD-2019 chromosome 8, IGBB_LRoh.1.0, whole genome shotgun sequence, the genomic window CTGGAGAAGTATCGAGGGAAAGTAAGTTATGCAACCTCGTAAGCACAAaagttttttcttaaataatttaacataatttgtgaggcttttaaaatgcatgattgtACAAATGTGTCCCGTGCAGCGGTATTTTCACTCGAGGTCTTGCTGTCTCTGATAATAGGTCTCTCTGGTTGTAAACGTGGCGAGTGGAAGCGAGTTAACGGAGCAGAATTACCGGGCTCTGCAGGAGCTTCACCGAGAGCTCGGCACGTCTCATTTTAACGTGCTCGCCTTTCCCTGCTCGCAATACGGTGACACAGAATCAGGTACCAGTCGAGAAATCGAGGCTTTTGCCAAATCCAACTACGGTGTGACGTTCCCCATCTTCGCCAAGATCAAAATAATGGGGTCTGAGGCGGAGCCCGCATTCAGATTCATCACAAGTAGGTTTCACCTGAGAATAATCTTCATTTAGTAactaataatgctaataaaatgaatatgttaagaaataataataataccatgAGAACGATGTACATTCACACGAGTTTAAAACTCCAggcatatttttttctctataaaattgttttattcttCAGAGCGGGGAATTGCGACCTCTCATGGTCGCCGCAATTTTGGCATGCTATGATCAGCTgttgctactactactaatagtgagttattaataataagcatATTTACTTTAT contains:
- the gpx8 gene encoding probable glutathione peroxidase 8 isoform X2, with translation MEALGGYPTKSSASRAGLIKVLLSVAVCMGSLYLLQSKLAKSRKVKDFYSYEVKDARGRTVSLEKYRGKVSLVVNVASGSELTEQNYRALQELHRELGTSHFNVLAFPCSQYGDTESGTSREIEAFAKSNYGVTFPIFAKIKIMGSEAEPAFRFITKRGIATSHGRRNFGML